Proteins from one Clostridia bacterium genomic window:
- a CDS encoding DUF3810 domain-containing protein, whose product MRNQIIIRKLAISLLLPLGMVLIYISAKRPDLVERLYSEEVYPPLGRMLSKVTGILPFSAAELIFILVPAAFIVYTIIVLIKFFSGRANSFMLLIEYAVNILLIISIGFFSFVGIWGLNYYRMPFASIAGLEVRPASVKELESLCQSLIERANALRISVSTDSVGNMDIPGSSRDILNNCYKGYEVLAPKYPALAGSYGNPKPILLSELMNYTGICGIYFPFTGEANVNVSIPDSSLPSSASHEMAHQRGFSREDEANYISYLACTAHPDVNFKYSGILLALANSMNALHQSDPDLYLEISKNYSKEVLRDLKALNEFWDKYEGPVERTSNRINNTYLKANNQKDGVKSYGRMVDLLIAEHRQTHKAHSY is encoded by the coding sequence ATGAGAAACCAAATAATAATTAGAAAGCTTGCAATATCTTTACTACTTCCTTTAGGCATGGTACTTATTTATATTTCTGCAAAAAGGCCAGACCTGGTTGAGAGACTCTACTCAGAAGAAGTGTATCCGCCTTTAGGCCGTATGCTCAGTAAAGTTACGGGCATACTTCCTTTTTCTGCTGCTGAGCTTATTTTCATACTTGTTCCTGCTGCTTTTATTGTTTATACCATAATTGTTCTGATAAAGTTTTTTTCTGGGCGAGCCAACAGCTTCATGCTGCTGATTGAATATGCAGTAAATATTCTACTTATAATCAGCATTGGGTTTTTCAGCTTTGTAGGCATATGGGGACTCAATTATTACCGAATGCCCTTTGCAAGTATTGCAGGTCTTGAGGTCAGACCAGCTTCTGTCAAAGAGTTGGAGAGTTTGTGCCAGTCTCTTATTGAAAGGGCAAATGCACTTAGAATCTCAGTTAGCACAGATTCAGTCGGCAACATGGATATACCTGGCAGCAGCCGTGATATTTTAAATAATTGCTATAAAGGTTATGAAGTGTTAGCCCCTAAATATCCGGCATTAGCAGGCAGCTACGGGAATCCGAAGCCAATTCTGCTTTCGGAATTGATGAATTATACCGGTATATGTGGCATATATTTTCCTTTTACCGGAGAAGCAAATGTGAATGTCTCAATACCCGATTCATCACTCCCCTCTTCGGCATCTCATGAGATGGCTCATCAGAGAGGCTTTTCCAGGGAGGATGAAGCCAACTATATTTCCTATCTGGCATGTACCGCCCACCCAGATGTGAACTTCAAATATTCCGGAATACTGCTGGCATTGGCAAACTCTATGAACGCTCTTCATCAAAGCGATCCGGATTTATATTTAGAAATATCTAAGAATTACAGCAAAGAAGTCCTCCGAGACCTAAAAGCACTTAATGAGTTTTGGGATAAGTACGAAGGGCCGGTGGAACGTACCTCAAACAGAATTAATAATACCTACCTTAAAGCCAATAATCAGAAGGATGGTGTCAAAAGCTACGGTAGGATGGTTGACCTGCTTATTGCAGAGCACAGGCAAACACATAAAGCCCACAGCTATTAA
- the rarD gene encoding EamA family transporter RarD translates to MEKKTEAQDRNGLVGVFYGAIGFVAWGLLPLYWKLLKEIPADEILAHRIFWSFLFVGGILLYRNGMGVLKETLKDRKNVRNVLLCAFFITINWGTYIWAVNSGNILESSMGYYINPLMVVLLGMSVLKEKLNVFQYISIGFAAVGVTIIATQYGRVPWIALLLASSFALYGLFKKLLKAEALVGMALETTALMPLALGYILYKLFSGQSALYSVSLSTLAILLFSGVATATPLLWYAMGSARVKLSTMGFLQYISPTISLFLGVFVYGEKFTSTHLLSFGFIWIGLLIYSFSNMKILSGSRASRQNAA, encoded by the coding sequence ATGGAAAAGAAAACCGAAGCACAGGATAGAAACGGTTTAGTTGGTGTATTTTACGGAGCAATTGGTTTTGTCGCATGGGGACTTCTTCCGCTGTACTGGAAGCTTCTGAAGGAAATACCAGCAGATGAGATTTTGGCTCATAGAATATTCTGGTCCTTCCTATTTGTAGGAGGAATACTCCTATATAGAAATGGAATGGGAGTACTGAAGGAAACCTTAAAGGACAGGAAAAACGTAAGAAACGTACTTTTATGTGCATTCTTTATAACGATTAACTGGGGTACATATATATGGGCTGTAAACTCAGGCAATATTCTTGAGTCGAGTATGGGCTACTATATAAACCCCCTTATGGTAGTGCTGCTTGGAATGTCAGTGCTGAAAGAAAAGCTCAATGTTTTTCAGTATATATCTATAGGCTTTGCGGCTGTGGGAGTCACTATTATAGCCACACAATATGGCAGAGTTCCTTGGATTGCACTCTTACTTGCATCATCCTTTGCACTATATGGCTTATTCAAGAAGCTTCTCAAAGCGGAGGCTTTGGTAGGAATGGCGCTTGAGACAACAGCGCTGATGCCACTGGCATTGGGCTATATACTTTATAAGCTTTTCAGCGGACAAAGTGCACTGTATTCAGTTTCCTTGTCTACCCTTGCAATATTGCTCTTTTCAGGGGTTGCTACTGCCACTCCGCTGCTTTGGTATGCTATGGGTTCTGCAAGGGTGAAGCTTTCAACGATGGGGTTTCTTCAATATATATCTCCGACTATCAGCCTCTTTCTTGGAGTATTCGTCTATGGGGAGAAATTCACCAGCACCCACTTATTGAGTTTCGGCTTTATTTGGATAGGATTGCTTATATATTCCTTTTCAAACATGAAGATATTGAGCGGTTCAAGAGCTAGCAGACAGAATGCTGCTTAA
- a CDS encoding aminoacyl-histidine dipeptidase, whose translation MDKLKNSKYTEIFRYFEEISAIPRCSGNEKQISDYMVEFARKHSLEVIQDDALNIIIKKPASHGYENAPTVILQGHMDMVCEKNKGTVHDFDRDPIKFKVVEDMIYAQGTTLGADNGIALAYALVLLASKDIPHPSLEVLFTSDEENTMSGAPALDAGKLKGKLLINLDSEEEGRLLVSSAGGLKAKLIIPIKWEKAPQNLTVYRLSIGGLKGGHSGMEIDKGRGNANKLMGRLLNSINKECEIHIAEINGGLKSNAIPREAEVLLLTKADNQLKLETAIKGLESVFRGEMRAADPDSYVRFENADDKVEKVFSKEMAERVISSIVLLPNGIQSMSMEIPGLVESSTNLGVVTTKDNEIWLVNEIRSSVKSLKRNTFSQVEVLAASMGGSVKVESEYPEWEYNPESKLRPLFIKVYKEKYQTEPEIIAIHAGLECGVFMNKINGLDAISLGPNMYDVHTPNEHLSIQSTERVWEFLLEALKEMKNI comes from the coding sequence ATGGATAAACTTAAGAATTCAAAGTACACTGAGATTTTTAGATATTTTGAAGAAATATCTGCGATTCCGAGATGTTCAGGTAATGAAAAGCAAATAAGCGACTATATGGTCGAGTTTGCCAGAAAACATAGTCTGGAGGTTATTCAGGACGATGCTTTAAACATAATAATTAAAAAGCCTGCGTCACATGGGTATGAAAATGCTCCTACTGTTATACTCCAAGGACATATGGATATGGTTTGTGAAAAGAACAAAGGCACAGTTCATGACTTTGATAGGGATCCGATAAAGTTTAAGGTTGTTGAGGATATGATATATGCTCAAGGCACTACGCTGGGAGCCGACAATGGAATTGCTCTAGCTTACGCATTGGTACTCTTAGCGTCAAAGGATATACCACATCCAAGTCTTGAAGTTCTGTTCACTTCCGATGAGGAAAATACAATGAGTGGAGCACCAGCCTTAGATGCAGGAAAGCTCAAAGGCAAGCTGCTTATAAATTTGGACTCTGAGGAAGAGGGAAGGCTATTGGTCAGCAGTGCAGGAGGTTTGAAAGCAAAGCTGATTATTCCGATAAAGTGGGAAAAAGCCCCTCAAAATCTGACTGTATATAGATTAAGTATCGGAGGACTCAAGGGCGGGCACTCAGGAATGGAGATAGACAAAGGCAGAGGAAATGCCAACAAACTAATGGGAAGGCTTCTAAACAGTATTAATAAGGAATGCGAAATACATATAGCAGAAATCAACGGAGGTCTCAAATCCAACGCGATACCAAGGGAAGCAGAGGTGCTGCTGCTCACCAAGGCTGATAACCAGTTAAAGCTGGAAACAGCAATAAAAGGACTGGAGTCTGTATTCAGGGGTGAAATGAGGGCGGCAGACCCGGATTCTTATGTAAGATTTGAAAACGCTGATGATAAGGTGGAGAAGGTCTTTTCAAAAGAAATGGCAGAGAGGGTTATATCCTCCATTGTACTTTTGCCCAACGGCATTCAAAGTATGAGTATGGAAATACCAGGGCTTGTAGAGAGCTCCACCAACCTTGGCGTTGTGACTACAAAAGATAATGAGATTTGGTTGGTAAATGAGATACGAAGCTCTGTAAAAAGTCTGAAGAGAAATACTTTTAGTCAGGTTGAAGTTTTGGCGGCTTCTATGGGAGGCAGCGTAAAGGTGGAATCTGAATATCCTGAATGGGAGTACAACCCCGAATCAAAGCTCAGACCTTTGTTTATCAAGGTGTATAAGGAAAAATACCAGACTGAGCCTGAGATAATTGCAATACATGCAGGGTTGGAGTGCGGGGTTTTCATGAATAAAATCAATGGACTGGATGCAATATCCTTAGGACCGAACATGTATGATGTGCATACTCCTAATGAGCATTTAAGCATACAATCCACTGAAAGGGTATGGGAGTTCCTATTGGAAGCACTTAAGGAAATGAAGAATATATAA
- a CDS encoding zinc-dependent alcohol dehydrogenase — protein MRAITYQGVKDVKVKKVGDPEIMKDDDIIVKVTSTAICGSDLHLIHGMVPNMPKGSILGHETMGIVEEVGKEVTRVKKGDRVIVPFPISCGHCWFCEHDLWSQCDNSNANGEVGGIFGYSKTYGGYDGGQAEYLRVPYANVGPFKVPEELTDEQVIFLTDILPTSYWGAETGGVKKGDTVAVLGCGPVGLLTQKWAAYMGAERVIAVDYIDYRLEHARKYNKVEALNFNDYDNTGEYVKEITHGGADVVIDCVGMDGKMTVVEMVESALKLQGGSKSAIEIATQAVRKGGTVSLVGVYGARYNAFPLGDFFARNITLKMGQCPAHTYVERILKLIQDGSFDATDIITHKLSLDQGEHAYEIFDEKKDNCIKVILKP, from the coding sequence ATGAGAGCTATAACGTATCAAGGAGTAAAGGATGTTAAGGTAAAAAAAGTTGGAGATCCGGAGATAATGAAGGATGATGATATAATAGTAAAGGTCACATCCACAGCTATATGCGGCTCTGATCTGCATTTGATTCACGGAATGGTTCCAAATATGCCCAAGGGGTCCATATTGGGCCATGAGACTATGGGCATTGTGGAAGAAGTAGGAAAGGAAGTCACCCGAGTAAAGAAAGGTGATAGAGTAATAGTGCCTTTCCCAATTTCCTGCGGGCACTGCTGGTTCTGTGAGCATGACCTCTGGAGCCAGTGCGACAACTCCAATGCAAACGGCGAGGTAGGCGGCATATTCGGCTACAGCAAGACCTATGGGGGCTATGATGGAGGTCAGGCGGAATATCTCAGAGTGCCTTACGCCAATGTAGGCCCGTTTAAGGTGCCGGAAGAATTGACAGATGAGCAGGTGATTTTTCTTACGGATATATTGCCTACATCATACTGGGGAGCAGAGACAGGCGGAGTCAAAAAAGGAGACACGGTAGCAGTGCTTGGCTGTGGGCCTGTGGGACTGCTGACGCAGAAATGGGCTGCGTATATGGGCGCAGAAAGAGTTATTGCTGTTGATTATATAGATTACAGGCTTGAGCATGCGAGGAAATACAATAAAGTTGAAGCATTGAATTTTAACGATTATGACAATACAGGAGAATATGTAAAGGAAATAACCCATGGTGGAGCGGATGTCGTAATTGACTGCGTAGGAATGGACGGCAAGATGACAGTAGTTGAGATGGTGGAATCTGCCTTGAAGCTGCAGGGTGGCTCCAAATCAGCCATCGAAATAGCAACTCAGGCTGTGCGGAAAGGTGGCACTGTTTCTCTTGTAGGTGTGTATGGGGCCAGGTACAATGCATTTCCATTGGGAGATTTTTTCGCAAGGAATATAACCTTGAAGATGGGGCAATGTCCCGCACATACTTATGTGGAGCGGATACTTAAGCTGATACAGGACGGAAGCTTTGATGCAACTGATATAATAACCCACAAGCTTTCCTTGGATCAGGGGGAGCACGCATATGAGATATTCGATGAGAAGAAGGATAATTGCATAAAGGTAATTTTAAAGCCGTAG
- a CDS encoding [Fe-Fe] hydrogenase large subunit C-terminal domain-containing protein — MEKKGRDFYQKRRMELFREIVRVLWNGGSAKEINELAARLIKSGRYKESEEVILKKQIDISLGLDPKGMNMEMSADIDAAFNLRRVERPLVSVLDEICDICRKENEEKPCSGSCGHGATDYSGKRGIKIDNDKCLTCGSCIPNCPLDAIADKIEFVPIIRHLKEKKRHVYAIVAPAFIGQFGQDIKAGQIRSALKYMGFRDMIEVALLADLLTLREAYEFERLVHEKEDYLITSCCCPIWMNMVQKGYPELLEHFSPAVSPMIATGRVLKELGEDTVVVFLGPCIAKKNEAKDKDLEGAVDFVLTFREMEEIFKALDINLNNMLDDHKEQSSLGGRIYGRTGGVSRSVEMVVKRLVGENVDFRAVQADGVKACKEVLDKLKTNTLEANFVEGMGCKGGCAGGPRSILNIESASEALGKYGEEAVFKNPIDNERIAAIMERTGIKDAEDIIEGKGYILLGRDI, encoded by the coding sequence ATGGAAAAAAAGGGAAGAGATTTTTACCAAAAAAGAAGGATGGAATTATTCAGGGAGATAGTAAGAGTACTGTGGAATGGCGGATCTGCCAAGGAAATCAACGAGCTTGCAGCGAGACTTATAAAAAGTGGAAGATACAAAGAGTCGGAAGAAGTTATATTGAAAAAACAGATAGATATCTCTCTTGGCCTGGATCCTAAGGGAATGAATATGGAAATGTCCGCGGACATTGATGCTGCATTTAATCTAAGAAGAGTTGAAAGACCATTAGTTTCTGTTTTGGATGAGATATGTGATATATGCAGAAAAGAAAATGAAGAAAAGCCGTGCAGCGGAAGCTGCGGACATGGGGCAACGGACTACAGCGGAAAGCGAGGCATAAAGATTGACAATGACAAATGCCTTACCTGTGGTTCCTGCATTCCGAACTGTCCTTTGGATGCTATTGCTGATAAGATTGAATTCGTCCCTATCATTAGGCATCTGAAGGAGAAAAAGCGGCATGTGTATGCCATTGTGGCTCCTGCTTTTATTGGCCAGTTTGGACAAGATATTAAAGCCGGGCAGATAAGGAGTGCGCTTAAGTATATGGGCTTCAGGGATATGATAGAGGTTGCGCTGCTGGCGGATCTGTTAACACTTAGGGAGGCATATGAATTTGAGAGGCTGGTGCATGAAAAGGAAGATTATCTGATAACCAGCTGCTGCTGTCCTATATGGATGAATATGGTACAAAAGGGGTATCCGGAGCTGCTTGAGCATTTTTCTCCGGCTGTATCACCGATGATTGCTACCGGCAGAGTGCTGAAGGAGCTTGGTGAGGATACTGTTGTAGTATTCTTGGGTCCTTGTATTGCTAAAAAAAACGAGGCTAAGGATAAGGACCTTGAAGGTGCAGTGGACTTTGTACTTACCTTCAGGGAGATGGAGGAGATCTTTAAGGCTCTGGATATTAATCTCAACAATATGCTTGACGACCATAAGGAGCAGTCTTCACTTGGAGGAAGAATCTACGGGAGAACAGGCGGAGTGAGCAGGTCAGTTGAAATGGTAGTCAAGCGGCTTGTAGGAGAAAATGTTGATTTTCGTGCGGTTCAAGCAGACGGAGTAAAAGCGTGCAAGGAAGTACTAGATAAACTAAAGACAAATACTCTGGAGGCAAATTTTGTTGAAGGTATGGGCTGCAAGGGAGGCTGTGCAGGGGGGCCCAGGTCGATACTTAATATCGAAAGTGCGTCAGAAGCGCTGGGTAAATATGGTGAAGAAGCAGTATTCAAAAATCCGATTGACAACGAAAGAATCGCTGCAATAATGGAGCGAACTGGAATCAAGGATGCTGAAGACATAATTGAAGGCAAGGGTTATATACTTTTGGGGAGGGATATATAG